A single region of the Bacteroidota bacterium genome encodes:
- a CDS encoding restriction endonuclease, translating to MARKKSLVPTYDQFIKPVIQALISLGGSGSNEEINNKVYEIVGLSDEILQIPHGKEETKTEVEYRLYWTRTYLKKAGLIDNSERGIWSLTMPDTDIDNVDPSEVVKIVRMQLAKESEKADKTKSAGGSVEKLIEPSDNEIEWKQRLLSTLYEISPSSFERLSQRILRESGFVQVEVTGKAGDGGIDGKGIVRVGGFLSFHVIFQCKRYKYSIGPNLIRDFRGAMQGRADKGLFITTGSFTREAMKEATRDGAPPIDLVDGELLCDKLKELKLGVVTKQIENVEIDDSWFKKV from the coding sequence ATGGCACGAAAGAAATCTCTGGTTCCAACGTATGACCAGTTCATCAAGCCTGTGATTCAAGCATTGATTAGCCTGGGCGGATCGGGCTCGAACGAAGAGATCAATAACAAGGTTTACGAGATTGTGGGCCTTAGCGATGAGATTCTACAAATACCGCACGGGAAAGAGGAAACGAAAACGGAGGTTGAATACAGACTATACTGGACGCGAACTTATCTTAAGAAGGCCGGCCTCATAGACAATTCCGAAAGAGGGATATGGTCATTGACAATGCCCGACACGGATATTGATAATGTTGACCCAAGCGAGGTTGTCAAGATCGTTCGAATGCAATTAGCAAAGGAATCAGAGAAAGCAGACAAGACCAAGAGCGCCGGAGGATCGGTTGAGAAGCTTATAGAACCATCTGACAATGAGATTGAGTGGAAGCAACGCTTACTGAGCACCCTGTACGAAATCTCTCCAAGCTCATTTGAGCGTCTTTCACAACGAATCCTTCGTGAAAGCGGATTTGTCCAAGTTGAAGTTACTGGTAAAGCAGGCGATGGTGGTATTGACGGGAAAGGGATTGTAAGAGTAGGCGGATTCCTGAGTTTTCATGTCATATTCCAGTGTAAGCGGTACAAATACTCCATCGGGCCAAATCTAATTCGGGATTTCCGTGGTGCGATGCAAGGTCGTGCTGACAAAGGGCTATTCATTACTACAGGTTCTTTCACGAGAGAAGCTATGAAGGAGGCGACTCGGGATGGCGCTCCCCCGATTGACCTCGTTGATGGAGAACTCCTGTGTGACAAGCTCAAAGAACTGAAGTTAGGAGTGGTAACGAAGCAGATTGAAAACGTGGAAATCGATGATAGTTGGTTCAAGAAAGTGTAA
- a CDS encoding multidrug effflux MFS transporter has product MNRKQHNILILVLGSLTAIGPFSIDMYLPGFPAIAQDLRTDISHVALTLTSYFIGISIGQLAYGPLLDRYGRKKPLIAGMFIYIVAAIGCSLAPTVEALVVLRFLLAIGSCVGIVAARAIVRDLFPLNEIARIFSTLMLILGVSPIIAPTVGAYVAAVWSWRIIFVILAAIAALILLVVVRYLPESRAGDTSLSLHPFKIVREYAGIMKNPTFIAYGFASAAASGGLFAYISDAPFVFMNLFGFSEQQFAWVFGLSACGVIGASQVNRFVLRKRGSREIALVAATAQTVVSALFVAGVLAGVPPWAVMLMIFGYLVGQGFLGPNTTAIAIEPFTRNAGTASALMGSMQMAAGAIGSSLVSVFHTGTAMPMAGMLLLSAVVSLGMQAGSRVGEKRAVRIL; this is encoded by the coding sequence ATGAACCGCAAACAGCATAACATCCTCATCCTCGTTCTTGGCTCTCTCACGGCCATCGGCCCGTTTTCCATCGACATGTACCTGCCGGGGTTTCCCGCGATTGCACAGGACTTGCGCACCGACATCTCACACGTAGCGCTGACACTGACCAGCTACTTCATCGGCATCTCCATCGGACAACTTGCGTACGGCCCGCTGCTCGACCGGTACGGAAGGAAGAAGCCTCTTATTGCCGGGATGTTCATCTACATTGTTGCCGCCATCGGCTGCAGCCTTGCACCGACCGTTGAAGCGTTGGTGGTGCTGCGCTTTCTTCTCGCCATCGGCAGTTGTGTGGGGATTGTCGCGGCGAGGGCAATCGTGCGGGACTTGTTTCCACTGAATGAAATTGCCCGCATTTTCTCCACACTCATGCTCATTCTCGGCGTGTCGCCGATTATCGCGCCGACCGTCGGCGCGTACGTTGCCGCCGTTTGGAGTTGGCGCATCATCTTTGTTATTCTTGCCGCAATAGCAGCGCTGATTCTTCTCGTCGTTGTGCGCTACCTGCCGGAGAGCCGTGCCGGCGACACATCGCTCTCACTTCATCCCTTCAAGATTGTGCGCGAGTATGCAGGCATCATGAAGAATCCGACATTCATTGCGTACGGCTTTGCCAGTGCGGCGGCTTCGGGCGGATTGTTCGCCTATATCTCCGACGCGCCGTTTGTGTTCATGAACCTCTTCGGCTTTAGCGAGCAGCAGTTCGCGTGGGTGTTCGGACTGAGCGCGTGCGGCGTGATCGGCGCAAGCCAGGTGAACAGGTTCGTTCTTCGGAAACGGGGAAGCAGGGAAATTGCATTGGTTGCCGCGACAGCACAGACTGTCGTCAGCGCGCTGTTTGTTGCGGGAGTTCTGGCGGGCGTTCCACCGTGGGCTGTTATGCTGATGATCTTCGGCTATCTCGTGGGACAAGGTTTCCTCGGCCCGAACACAACGGCGATTGCCATCGAGCCGTTCACACGCAACGCAGGCACCGCCTCCGCTCTCATGGGCAGCATGCAGATGGCCGCCGGAGCAATCGGCTCATCACTCGTCAGCGTTTTTCACACCGGCACCGCCATGCCGATGGCGGGGATGCTGCTGCTTTCGGCGGTGGTGAGTTTGGGGATGCAGGCGGGGAGTAGGGTTGGTGAGAAGAGGGCTGTCAGGATTCTATAG